The Candidatus Saccharimonadales bacterium nucleotide sequence AATTCTAGCACAAAATTATCACTCGCGCTAGGGGTACTGGCGCTAACAGCCGATATTTATGCATGGAGCCACGATCGGGAGTCGAACCCGAGACCTCTTCCTTACCATGGAAGCGCTCTACCAACTGAGCTATCGCGGCATACCGGCCTAAATTATAGCAGTTGGCTCTGCTCTGAGCAAGGTTGCAGTCAGGATATATGAAGTACTTTTGCACGCTCATCGATATGCGCTGCAAGCCACTTACCATTTCGTAACATGACGTCAAGAAGGCTTGGCGTGAGGCGCTGATGCTCAGCATACACATATAAACACCCGTCAGCAATCTCAACGGTAAGTGAACCAAAATGAGCTGCCATTTCTTTAGCCGTCTCGGGATCAAAAAGGCGTTCAACATCTAATGCTTGTGCCGATGTCGTATAAAGAGAATAGCGATCTGTAAAACTACGGTCGTATGTGCCTAATGTTCCTAATGGGCTTTGGACAAGTGTAGAAAACTTGGTGAACAGCTGAGCGTAAAAGGTATCCGTATGGGTATGAAGACCAAAGAATATATGTGGTATATCAATAGCTGTATGAAGATCAAACTCCATAATGATCCAGGTATGATGTCGTGTTGGCTTACCGGGAAAATGAAGTGTGTCCTGACGCTCAAGAAGAACTATATCATATCCTCCATATGAACCAATACAGTAGTTGTTGTCTTTGTGCGTTGCAGAAACAGTTAGCCCGCGTACTAGCCGATGCTCGTCCACGCGCTGGTCAACATATCCAAAATAAACGAGTCCGATCTTGTCTGCAAATTGCATATATATACGCTTATGAAGTTTTGATTGAATCACTCCTGCGGGAAGCATAGAGTTAACAATACGCCTACTTCTACTTGCGGCGTCTTTAATGCTGCGATGTATCACTATGAAGCCTCTGCGACTGTATCGAGAAGTGTCGCGAGATACTCGGCATGGCTCCACGTAAGTGGAGCAACCGATATCATTGAATCATCGATTGGACTAATTTGCTCTGACAAAACGCCGGTAGATGTTGCATGAGATTTTACCCAGTCAAGTATAGTGATTGCTTTTGCCATATTATCAGTCTCAATATAATACTGAGCGAGCCAAAGTGATGCAATAGGCCAATAGTTACCCGTAACTGTGTCGCTTACACGAGAGTAGTAATCATTTTCGTAACGTGGTAGTCCAATTGCGCCATCATTTGCACCAAATTTTTGAAGCATAGTCTCAACCGATGCCTGTAACTGATCACTACCAACGGGAAAGAGACCAAACATGAAGCTACCAAACACACTTGATAAGTCGCACGCTCCATCCTTTATAATTTCGCCGTCTTTTACATTGAGACCTTTATAAAATACTTTTGTATCACTATTGTATAGATGCTTGTGGGCTGCCGTAGATATGTCATCAGCAGCAGATCTCCATTTCACTGCACTGTTTCCATCACTAGCAATCTCGGCCAAGTCTGCAGCCGCAAGAAGGGCTGCATACACAACACTAGTTGTGTATGTGGTTGTCATGAAGACTTCCTCCCACAAGTCATAGCTAGCTTTTGGCAAACCAGTTGTTTCATCAATATATCCACTAAGGAAGTCCGCCATTGGCCGCACCATTGTTTCATAAAAATCATGTAATAAACGGTGGTCGGGGTGCATTTGGTAAAACTGAGCAAATACAAACAGAACAAGTGCAGTTTCATCTTCTTGAATAGGAGGGGCAACTGCACCATCGTGCATGTATGGATGCCAACTAGATCCTAGCGCACCATCAGCACGATATTTATGTGATAGGTACCCTCCAGGATGGAGTCCTTGGCGACAAAATGCAAAGAAGCGCCGCGGTTCATCAATATAGCCCATACGAATCAGTGGCCATAGAACATATGCTCCATCACGAGGCCAGCAGTATGCATATGCATCACGCGAATAATTTAGCATCGTCGTGTCTGTACTCGCGATAACCGCTCCATGATTATCAATTTGTGATTTTATGATCATGACACTTTTAATAAATTCGTCTTGATGGTCTGGTCTTATTTTTTCAGCAACTTTTAGGGCCGGAGCTAGCCATGACTGCCACCAGTCCGCAGTCGTATGCAGACGGGTTTCCATACCATCATCTTTAAGTTGCTTGTCTATATATAGTGCATCACGGCTGGAAGTCCCAGCTGCAATCCAATAATGAACCCGCGCAGAGCTATGGGCCGGAATAGTCAGTGCGAATCGTAGTGTTGAATCAACACGACCATGCTCGACATTACAAAAACTCAACTCTCCGTCATCTGCATCGCGGTATGTTCCTTCATGACCTTCAATACCGAATAATCCGACTGTATACTGATCAAATGGTGTATTATCATCGGCTTTTCGACCGGAAACAATAAATGCACGCCTTCCGCGGTAGTGAAGTATGGCATTGCTATCAGGTAGATACTGAACCGTGTCGGTGTTGCTACGTGAATCACCGATGACAAAAGCTTGGTGCATAAATAGACGAATTTCTCTTGTGTTCTCGGCAAGATTGACTACATGGACGTTACGCATAAATGCGCTTATATGCGCATCAACAGCATCATCAAATTCTAGAAGAACATTAAGACCTTCGTTTTTTGCAATAGTATGTCCGATTAGCGCGTGGAGAGGATAGCTAAATGTGAATGTCCAATTGCCATCATCAAGCCAGCTAATCGTGCCATCGATCCATACACCAACCCTATGCCGAAGATATTGGCCGGCCGCATGATTCTCAAATCCGACGTAAGGAAAATAAAAGTCGTGCACGAGGCCAAACTTATTAATGCCAACATGAAGCTCACCATTAGAAAGGACGATTGGTCTAGCCATTGAGACCTCTATGCCTATGAAATTCCATAAGGCGATATCTAACGTCACGAAGTGCATTCATAAAGTATAAAAATGCATCATATGGTGATTCATAGGGGCTGAAGTAGGCATGGACATCACCGTCTGTGAACCATTTCGTGCACATGTAATATGTATGGTCGGAAGTTTGAAGTCGCCGCCAATCAGCAATAAGTGCGATATCGTTACTGCGAAGAATATCTTCTTCAAGTGCGTATAGATGACGCATTGCTTCTTGCTGCATAGTATTTCCAAGCCATGCAGTTAAATCTCTTTCAGCGTCTGCCCAGGTCACTGTATTGGGCATACTAATAGTTCCGACTGGCTCATGTGCATCAATTGCTTCTGAAACTGTGTAGAATGTATTGTCGGGATTTTCGAGCCATCTACCAACAAAGCTATCAAAGAAATTAAATATACCAGTTTCTTCCCATTGGTGCTCGCCAAAAGTTTCATAATCCATAAATAAATTGACGAGTTGACTATCTGCAATTGATGCCGAAGTCCAATCGTTATATTTATCAACCGTAAGAGGGAACTGCCCCCACGCTTGATTACTGAAACGGAAAGCAAGATCATCACTGAGGTGGTAATTTTTGAGTAACAGACTAATATTTTCTGTACCGTGTGGTCGGTATACATGATTAGGACTACGCCATTCAAGTACAGGGTCCCAGCCTTCAGCTAGTATACCCTTAAATCCATAGCTATCTGCCCACTGAGCGAGTTCGTCATTGTAGGATAGTTCCGTATTTCGAAATACCTTCGTCTCAACACCAAACAATTGACGAATTTTTTGGCGGTGAATTTCAACTTGCCGTACAAACTCATCTCGACTGTAGAAAAATGCAAGTGAGTGATAGTACGTTTCAGCCACAATCTCAACTTGGCCAGTTGCGACAAGGCGCTGGAAACTTTCAATCACATCTGGCGCCCAACGCTCAGCCTGTTCAATGAATGTGCCTGTGATGCTAAGTGATACCTTGAACTCCGGGTGCTCATGTAGTAACTTTTCGAGCAGTGCGTTCATCGGACGGTAGGATTTATCAGCGACTTTTCGTAGTATGCGCTCATTGTTGCGATCAGTTTCAGTATCCTGCTCATCAAAGTAATCATGCTTTTTTGCTGTATCAAAAATGCTGTACTGACGAATTCGCCACGGTTGATGGACATGAAGATAGAGAACAATTCCTCGCTTACTCATACTAACGCACCCTGACGAACAGCGGTGCCATAAAGCGCAAGACATTTGCTTG carries:
- a CDS encoding glycoside hydrolase family 57 protein, with amino-acid sequence MSKRGIVLYLHVHQPWRIRQYSIFDTAKKHDYFDEQDTETDRNNERILRKVADKSYRPMNALLEKLLHEHPEFKVSLSITGTFIEQAERWAPDVIESFQRLVATGQVEIVAETYYHSLAFFYSRDEFVRQVEIHRQKIRQLFGVETKVFRNTELSYNDELAQWADSYGFKGILAEGWDPVLEWRSPNHVYRPHGTENISLLLKNYHLSDDLAFRFSNQAWGQFPLTVDKYNDWTSASIADSQLVNLFMDYETFGEHQWEETGIFNFFDSFVGRWLENPDNTFYTVSEAIDAHEPVGTISMPNTVTWADAERDLTAWLGNTMQQEAMRHLYALEEDILRSNDIALIADWRRLQTSDHTYYMCTKWFTDGDVHAYFSPYESPYDAFLYFMNALRDVRYRLMEFHRHRGLNG
- a CDS encoding glycoside hydrolase family 15 protein; translation: MARPIVLSNGELHVGINKFGLVHDFYFPYVGFENHAAGQYLRHRVGVWIDGTISWLDDGNWTFTFSYPLHALIGHTIAKNEGLNVLLEFDDAVDAHISAFMRNVHVVNLAENTREIRLFMHQAFVIGDSRSNTDTVQYLPDSNAILHYRGRRAFIVSGRKADDNTPFDQYTVGLFGIEGHEGTYRDADDGELSFCNVEHGRVDSTLRFALTIPAHSSARVHYWIAAGTSSRDALYIDKQLKDDGMETRLHTTADWWQSWLAPALKVAEKIRPDHQDEFIKSVMIIKSQIDNHGAVIASTDTTMLNYSRDAYAYCWPRDGAYVLWPLIRMGYIDEPRRFFAFCRQGLHPGGYLSHKYRADGALGSSWHPYMHDGAVAPPIQEDETALVLFVFAQFYQMHPDHRLLHDFYETMVRPMADFLSGYIDETTGLPKASYDLWEEVFMTTTYTTSVVYAALLAAADLAEIASDGNSAVKWRSAADDISTAAHKHLYNSDTKVFYKGLNVKDGEIIKDGACDLSSVFGSFMFGLFPVGSDQLQASVETMLQKFGANDGAIGLPRYENDYYSRVSDTVTGNYWPIASLWLAQYYIETDNMAKAITILDWVKSHATSTGVLSEQISPIDDSMISVAPLTWSHAEYLATLLDTVAEAS